From the genome of Ziziphus jujuba cultivar Dongzao chromosome 4, ASM3175591v1:
TTATTTCTGGTTATTGAGCACGCCTATATGTGAGGGGAGTGTTAGATATGTTTTGTTGATTGGATTTACACGGTTGGTCCacttttaattttagtattatatgtgtatatatgtccATGTTAACTTAATATTTACAATTAGCCTCGATTCCTATCATCTTAATCTTTTAGGATAGATTTATAAATTACCATGTATTTGATCTGCTTGTCTATCTGTAttgtattcaaaaattttactcCCATTTATGGTAATTTATTGTTCTGCACATATAATACCTGCTTTACGTACTATTATTGTGAATCTAGATGTGAGGAGGGAACGTTAGTTTGTGCTTGTATTGAATTTCTTAACATGGAGCCACTATTTAATAGGTGCTTCTAGTAAAATTCcatgttgatgatatgttgggattctattttatctttgtttttagTAATGTCAACAAGATGGAACgggatcaatttttaaaatttcatttccgTTCTTGTGGGGAATTTTTATCTTGTTttcgtagttttttttttttttttttaagaggcAGAGTGggaacggaaattttccaatcaAGAACGGGACAGGCTGGTTttctctgtttatttatttatttatttattataatttatataactatttgtgagaaatttatataaaaaaaaaatttttgtatgaataaaatgtaataaaaatataataaaatatatcaaaatttaaatttataattataataaaatatatttttaaaaaatacaattgttcaaatatataaaatataaaaaaaaaatagacaaatACAGGTGGATTAggttttgatttgattttttattctcaAGCTCCGATCTGTTCCCAATTTGGaccttaataatttatttcgaATCTATCCTGCAATCCTgatgtttttggaaaaaaaattatcctgTTAGAGGTGGTGCATTACAGTTTTCAATGTGTGCCGGTAAATTTGATATTAGCATGTTATCAACACCACTGTATTATCTGATGTTATGTTGATGTCATCATGATAACATCAACAAGCCAAAAACCACATgtcgttttctttttcttctagatGCCGCTGGTCTGATGTCATCATGATAACATCAACGAGCCAAAAACCTCGTGtcgttttgttctttttctagATGCAGCCGGTTTTGCGGGTAGGCCCATTTGCTGTGAAACATGTCCCGCAACCCAGTTTAGATCCGACTGGAAAATCCTTTTCTGATCACTATTTTCGGCCATTCCAGCGGTGGTCCGCTGGTTCGGTAACAGGCAAATGGAATCCATATCCAATTTTGAtcaatttcagcccaaaaccaATGAATAATCAATTTGTATACCACTGGTTTTTAATGGATTACACAGTTTTTCTTTGttatagaccaaaaattaaGGGTTTAAAATTGTTCCATTCcatacaaaaatatcatttaataaaaattaaaaaaattataaatgagtTAATGATTATGTCaaatcttaatatttatatatatctaacaaGTAGTGCAGCCAGCTGCAAAATGTTGCCGTAATGAtttgttttgttgaaaaatacAGAGATCATAATTGTTTGGGAAAACAGTAGAAACAGGGACTTAACCATTTAGTTGGCCAATTCAATTCCTCCACATTTCCTTTCTATCAACCAATCCAATCCTTTCtgcatttggtattagagcatcTCACACCCAAATATGAAGGCAGAGAGAGACAAATCCAAGTTCCAAGATGAGTGAACTGCAGAAAAAGATCTGGAAGGGGTTTCTCAACGAAACCCAAAAGGAAAACCTGCAGCATGGAGACCACATCTATACGAGGACACGAGCCAATACCGAAGACCACGGTaaccttcctcttctcctcttttGAATTCATGCCTCACAGTACTTTGTTCTTCACagacccttttttctttttttctttttttctttcttattgttATGAATTCtaagaacaaaatccaaaaatctaaaattaaaaacaacacAGAAAATTTATCGAGGTTCGATCGAAATTAACCTACGTCCTCGTCTGCTCCGGTGTGAAGTTTCTGCACTATAACCAGCTGCTCTCTGTTCTTTTTTATACCTGAAGAAGGCCATTCCTATTCAATCTGGTGTACTTTTCTTTTTAGGGATGGACAAAAtctaatccaatccatttttaacggtttggattagatttttatatcaattgaattggattgggttcaaaatattataaattgcatGGATTGGATTAGTTAtggattgaaaatataaatccaatccaatttaattcaattcaaataatatattatataactaaaaaattatatattttttttttattttttttatttttatatattaattttagtatatttttttcatctttatatattaatttttaaattttttttccatttttatatattgatttttaatatatatatatatatatatatatatatatatattttttttttcttttacattcccaaatctcaaatttcaaatcaaattgtaagttgtaaccctaaactaaacatttacattTGTTGCCACCCACCACcaatccatcaccatcaccataatatatatatattttttacatcccatcatatatatatatatatatatatatatacatatctacatatattgtatccaattgttacttatatatatatatatatatatataaatgtttaaatataatttattgctaattttattgttttgatttttgtagagcttacagaatcaactaaaattagtgaacctgtcaacgttgattgacttatgatttaacaaagttttaagattaaaaaaaaaaagaattatgcattgattcttgagtgaatgaattttgacgaatatattattttacattatttgttttaacaattttaatttgattttatagaagtgagatgatgacattaatgtttgctatttaataagcgCATGATGTGTGttatttgctatattttcttttttatttttcattgtacactatgttgtattattctaattgtattttatgtttagataattataatttattatttatattttatatttggaaaattttttatttgtattatatatttataaattagtaaatttcaaaCCGATTAACCAATTCAAActaaaccgatcataaatggtttgatttggtttggattaaatattttaatgatttggtttgaattgtaaattagaaaaactgaTATGTATGAATCGGGTTGTATTTCGGTCTAAAATCAAACCAACCCAATACATGCCCATCCCTACTTCTTTTCCTTTAAAACGCACCGTTTTCTTTAAATGAAACAAAGCTTTTTTTGATATTCCATCTTTGCTAAACGACACAACCTCAACCATGTTCATTAAAGATGCAAAAACGGCATAGCATTACTTAAATGAGCTTAGTCATTCTGCTGATGTGGCGATCTAACAGAAATTCATAAACGATGTCGTTCTACCAAAAAAACCAGCAACCATCAAACTGCAGCTTCTACTCAGCTCCTACTCTTCTTTGTTCTGCACAATTTCAAACGAGCAAACACACTTTTACAGAAGTTTTTGAggattaaattctcacacttatgAATGAGAATCTGAGTTCTTCACCAATATGAAATCTACTTAATAATTTTCCTGATATATATGACTTCAGGAATATATTTGTATGATGAACGCGTGATCCACTTCATTCAAGGTCGACGAGGAGCAAGGTCTGACGATCATCATAGGACATGTACAAAATGCAGTGACCATGATCGATCAAGTTTTCATGGTGTGGTCTCCTCCTGCGTAGATTGTTTCCTTTCTGGTGGAGATAATCTCTATCTCTTTGAATATGGTGTTAATCCAGCTCTTGTCCTCGCCAAATTCGGAGGAGGTACAACTATTGCACCTGATGATCCAGCTGAAGTTGTGCAGGACCGTGCATCTAGTTTCCGAAAGATTAATAGCAATGACTCCTGTAGCCACTACCGTTTCATAAAAAATGGTAAAGACTTTGCAATGTATTGCAAAACAGGCTTGGTAGTGATAGACAACATAATTTTCAGCAGAAGTTGCCCAACTGCAGGAGTTTTCTGGGCTAGTATTGTCACTGGCTTTCTTTCTCTTCAGCAACTCACAGCTGCTACTGTGGCAGCTACATGTTTTGTCTTATActgcatttatatatttggttctGATATCGGAGCCCGTCCTAATGTTATTAAAGTGGATCGAGTAGAGACATTGCCTGATGTTGATGAGAAGTTGTCTTCTGCTGCTTTGGGCTTCCGACCTATTCAATCCTTAATTGACCTGTTCATAGTATTGCTGATGACTCATTTCAATATTCAGTGGCTATTAAGAGTAGTAATGCGGTCTGAGACTCTTCAACTGCGGTCTGAGACTCCTCGAGGCGTCTGGATTCTAGCATGGATCATATATTACTACTCAGCAATATTACAAAGagtattatcttcttcttcttcttcatcatcatcatcattattattattattattatgtaaaaataaaataaatatttggtaaattaATTTAGTGATACTTAAGTCTTGTTTGTTATAACTTTTGAGAAGctatttttgacttttaaagCTCAAAAATTACTTCTAAAAATGTTTggacaattttttgaaaatatttcagACCTCAAGGCTTCCAAGAGCTTTTAATAAAAGCCAATAGAAAATAGATTTTTAGCAAGTACTtttgaaaaaagcaaaaactatGCCAAATGAGGCTTTACTATaaagtgtttttttgtttttttaatcatgtAAGTACTGTCTATGTTAAAATATGTAAGTGGACTACTAACAAAAGGGAACAAATATACATTTCTTCAAAATGAAACACAAAATAGATGAACTATATATGATgaaatttactttcttttttatttatgaaataaaattatttactaagAAATTAGAAGTTCAATATCCAGAGATTGTTTTCAAACAAGATCCATAAAAGGCAGCTGAAGCGTGGAGATCATATCTACACATGGAGGCACGAATCCTGGAGTATCTATGCCCATCATGGTGATAATCTTCTTTATCTccatatttctttcttcttatgttaaaattatggtaTTTAACATGGATTCTTTATATGCATTGTTTCTTTACCATTGTGATTTTTATTATGACACCCAGCACCCAATTCTTTTAACTACATATCATTATCTTTTATCTAACTCAAGTACTTGAACCATGTTTGGCTTGTGATAGAGTTTCAAGAAATCCATTTACTAAACGAGTTTCCAcagaattattatttctttctagtCTTTATTAGTAGTTGGAAATATTGAAAAGGATGGCCATTTAAACAATAATGTCAAACTAATTCCCGATAAAATGTGAAAAAacatctatatattttgatgaaacCACTTTCAtctcaattttttcaaattaatttgtcacAAATCAAACAGGGCTTTAAGAATCCACTTTAGTTCTTAAAGTTGTGGCTTAGTAAGTCGATAATCCTAAATTATTAGTCTTATTAAATTGAGGGGACAATTGAGATCAGCATTACATCATAATTTCGCAAAGAGCAACATTCTTTGTTActttgtttgttctttttctttttatttctttaactagtacttatttttcatgtttatgcAAGGTTGCTTCTTGTGATTTAtgtaacaatttaaaaaaaaaaaaaaaaggtcaatagCGGTCATTTGCTTTGCTGATATTTTCTATGTTTGTTGTGTcgaaataattttttgatgatTCTGTAAGATGGGTTTTTGAGCTTTTATAGAGATATATAATGAGTGTTTGATTCTCAttttcagagagagagagagagacgtgGGTGGTGGTGAATGTGAAAATGTGAATTAGAGCAACACTTCAATCAATCGAAAGCAATCGGCTTTCATTGGTGACCTTCACACCAGTAGGCACAGCCATTGCCGGCCAGAGttcattttaagaaaaaatttaaaactttaaatttcattttatatatatatatatatatatataagagaaaaaTTAGTAAGGGTTTGTTTTGCATTGCAAGTAGaatttccctttacttaataaTTTTCCTGATATATATGACTTCAGGAATATATTTGGATGATGAACACGTGATCCACTTCGCTCAAGGTCGACGAGGATCAGGGTTAGATGATCATCATAGTAGATGTCCAAAATGCAGTGACCATGATCAACCAAGTTTTCATGGTGTGGTCTCTTCCTACATAGATTGTTTCCTTTCTGGTGGAGATCTCTATCTCTTTGAATATGGTGTTAATCCAGCTCTCGTCCTCGCCAGACTCGGAGTAGGTAAAACTATTGCACCTGCTGATCCAGCTAAAGTTGTGCAGAACCGTGCATCTAGCTTCCTACTGATTAATAGCAATGACTCCTCTAGCTACTACCGTTTCATAAAAAATGGTAAACACTTTGCAATGTATTGCAAAACAGGCTTGATAGATAGTGATAGATAACATAAATTTCAGCAGAAGTTGGCAAACTGCAGGATTTTTCGTGCCTATTATTGTCACTGGCTTTCTTTCTTGTTAGCCACTCACAGCTGCTACTGTGGCAGCTACATGTGTTGGCTCATGCTGTACTTATATATTTGGTTCTGATATTGGAGCCCGTCCTAATGTCATTAAAGTGGATCGAGTAGAGACATTGCCTGATGTTGATGAGAAGTTGTCTTCTGCTGCTTCGGGCTTCCGACCTATTCAATCCTTAATTGACCTGTTCATAGTATTGCTGATGACTCATTTCAATATTCAGTGGCTATTAAGAGTAGTAATGCGGTCTGAGACTCTTCAACTGCGGTCTGAGACTCCTCGAGGCGTCTGGATTCTAGCATGGATCATATATTACTACTCAGCAATATTACAAAGagtattatcttcttcttcttcatcatcatcatcattattattatgtaaaaataaaataaatatttggtaaataaatttagtgataCTTAAATCTTGTTTGTTATAACTTTTGAGAAGctatttttggcttttaaagCTCAAAAATTACTTCTAAAAATGTTTggacaattttttgaaaatatttcagACCTCAAGGCTTCCAAGAACTTTTAATAAAAGCCAATAGAAAATAGATTTTTAGCAAGCACTTTTGGAAAAAGCAAAAACTATGCCAAATGAGGCTTTACCATAAaggtgtttttttgtttttttaatcatgtAAGTATTGTTTATGTTAAAATATGTAAGTGGACTACTAACAAAAGGGAACAAATATACATTTCttcaaaatgaaacaaaatagatgaactatatatatgatgaaatttacacgcttttttatttatgaaataaaattatttactaagAAATTAGAAGTTCAATATCCAGAGATTGTTTTCGAACAAGATCCATAAAAAGCAGCTGAAGCGTGGAGATCATATCTACACATGGAGGCGCGAATCCTGGAGTATCTATGCCCATCATGGTGATAATCTTCTTTATCTccataattttttcttcttatgttaaaattatggtaTTTAACATGGATTCTAACTTATGTATTGTTTCTTTACTgttgtgatttttattttgacacCCAGCACCCAATTCTTTTAACTATATATCATTATCTTTTATCTAACTCAAGTACTTGAACCATGTTTGGCTTGTGATAAAGTTTCAAGAAATGCATTTACTAAATGAGTTTCAcggaattattatttctttatagTCTTTATTAGTAGTTGGAAATATTGAAAAGGAGGGTAACCCTGCCATTTAAACAAATATGTCAAACTAATTCCcaataaaatgtgaaaaaacatatatatattttgatgaaacCACTTTCAtctcaattttttcaaattaatttatcacAAACCAAACAGGGCCTTAAGAATCCGCTTTAGTTTTTAAAGTTGTTGCTTAGTAAGTTGACAATCTTAAATTATAAGTCTTATTAAATTCAGGGGACAACTAAGCATTACATCATAATTTGGCAGAGAACTACATTCTTTGTTActttgtttgttctttttctttttatttctttaactagtgcttatttttcatatttatgcaAGGTTGCTTATTGTGatttatataacaattttaaaaaaaatgtcacTAGCGGTCATTTGCTTTGCTGATATTTTCTATGTTTGTTGTGTCATGTATAATGTATATAGCTCGGTTGAATACTACGCCCTCTGAATGGCTTTTTTTGACAATCTCGGTTCTAACATCTTccttttatttctctttccatTATTGAAAAGAAGAGggtcaagaaaaagaaaaaaaaaaaaaactgtttttgtcTGTACATATAATTTGAGTAATTGACTGTCTCTGTTTCACTTGTGTCCATGATTGCATGAGAAACCTCTAAGTTAGTGGAGGAATATTATGTAGTTTTGAACTTTATTGAATGAGAAATCTGCCTATTGTTTGAAGCATAGAATTGCTTTTAGATAGTTAATTAGGATTaggtaattaatttaaatatatatatatatatatatatatatatatgtgtgtgtatttttaCTTGCATATATGCTGTCTTTTCCCTGAAGCAGCTATTTCCTTCCCCTCAATTGTAGGAAGTGCTTGAACAGAATCTGATGGAATATTTGACAAGTTCTTTAATTAGAAACCAGACTGCTTAACCAAGTCTgggaaaaaaatgtttattgtaCATCTAGGCTAAATAAGCAAAGTTTATGGTcatatatatcttttcaatATCTCTATTTGTAATTCAGCAATATAAATACAATGATCGACATATGTGTACagatatatatatccaaacaacttaagcttttggaagagtgataataaatttaattaacactATTTTAAGAAGATTTTAACTTATACATTAGTTTAA
Proteins encoded in this window:
- the LOC112491263 gene encoding uncharacterized protein LOC112491263, with the translated sequence MSELQKKIWKGFLNETQKENLQHGDHIYTRTRANTEDHGIYLYDERVIHFIQGRRGARSDDHHRTCTKCSDHDRSSFHGVVSSCVDCFLSGGDNLYLFEYGVNPALVLAKFGGGTTIAPDDPAEVVQDRASSFRKINSNDSCSHYRFIKNGKDFAMYCKTGLVVIDNIIFSRSCPTAGVFWASIVTGFLSLQQLTAATVAATCFVLYCIYIFGSDIGARPNVIKVDRVETLPDVDEKLSSAALGFRPIQSLIDLFIVLLMTHFNIQWLLRVVMRSETLQLRSETPRGVWILAWIIYYYSAILQRRLFSNKIHKRQLKRGDHIYTWRHESWSIYAHHGIYLDDEHVIHFAQGRRGSGLDDHHSRCPKCSDHDQPSFHGVVSSYIDCFLSGGDLYLFEYGVNPALVLARLGVGKTIAPADPAKVVQNRASSFLLINSNDSSSYYRFIKNATCVGSCCTYIFGSDIGARPNVIKVDRVETLPDVDEKLSSAASGFRPIQSLIDLFIVLLMTHFNIQWLLRVVMRSETLQLRSETPRGVWILAWIIYYYSAILQRRLFSNKIHKKQLKRGDHIYTWRRESWSIYAHHGIYVGYGKVIHLIRGGDYILPSSASSDICTKTSSSTASNQEKKTRVECCSLDSFLDGGELYLYKYGVSLAFFTGKPRGGTCILGSTDPPETVVYRIRRELNNVSGAGAYNLLNRNCEDFAIYCKTGLPSRQGIFNLGRNGQIASYFGAFFAIIFFTFAFVTSNPIDVAATVYFIHSCFRAALDATHCGKAYKVRLKTLPSWIRRGRFPVMPQFMSFGRDNILRL